From the bacterium genome, the window AACGATTCTATCTGCTCCGACCTCTTCTGGATTATCATAAAGAACAGGAAATTTAACCTTTGTTCCTTCAACAAACACTGGCTCAGTTTGAAAATAATCTTTGACCATCTGCGTAAATATGGGAATTAATGGTGGGACAACACAGGAGATTATAACGGCAGAGATATTCGTTTTAATCATACCAGAGATAATTTTCCCATATTCATCTGCGGTCTTTTTCTTATCTGTGCCAATCTTAAAGTGGCATTTCAATTCATCAGGGTCATAGACGCCAAAAACAATCGTTGTATTCCCAATATCAATGGCTAAAAGCATAACTTCCCTCCAGATTATACTTTAGCAAATAACCACCAGTTTGTCAAGTTTTATGTTGGAATGGGTGCATGTAAAATTTGTAGGTAAAGCCTAAAAAGGGAGATAGGGGAATAATGTGGGGATATGGAGATGAGTTTTTAACCCGTTTATAAAAAGTTATTGACTTAATCTTGAACCTTATGATATAATATAATTAAAAATAAAACCAAGGAAAGAAGAACTATTTATCCTGTTTCAATAGATAGATTTCTTCTTACCTGGTTCATTCTAAATGGAGGTGTATTTCTATGGAATTTTTAGATGTCAAAACAGATTTTGCTTTTAAAAAGGTTTTTGGCTCCCTTGAGAGCAAAGATATCCTCATAAGCTTTCTGAATGCGGTCATTGATTTTGGAGAGAATGAAAAGATAGTTGATTTAACTATTGTCGATCCTTATCAGATACCATTGGTAAAAGGGATGAAAGATACTTATGTAGATGTTAAAGCCAGGCTGTCGAACTATAAAAATGTGATTATTGAGATGCAGGTATTAAATGTAGAAGGATTTGAGAAAAGGGTTTTATACAATGCTGCCAAATCTTATTCGAGTCAATTACAGAAGGGAGAAGTATTTACGACACTTGAGCCTATTATTGCCCTGACGATTACAGATTTTATAATGTTTAGCGAGATAGATAATGTCATTTCTTATTTCAATCTCATCGAAAAAGAGACACTGATAAAATATAATGATGAGATAGAGTTAATTTTTATTGAGCTTCCCAAATTCAACAGGGAGGAAGAGGATTTAGAAACAATTACCGACAAATGGATATATTTTATTAAGAATGCTGGAACGCTTGAATATACACCAAAGAAATTGGTTGAAGAGGTTGAGATACAGGAGGCATTTGAGATAGCCAATACAGCCGGTATGAGCAAAGAAGAATTAGAGGCACAATTCAAGAGGCATGATTTTATATATCTCCAAAAGAATTCCATTGAATATGCCTTAAAACAAGGGATGGAAAAGGGAATGAAGGAAGGGATGGAAAAAGGCATGGAAAAAGGCATGAAAAAAGGCATGAAAAAAGGCATGGAAAAAGGCATGGAAAAAGGCATGAAAAAAGGCATGGAAAAAGGCATGGAGAAAGGCATGGAGAAAGGCATGGAGAAAGGCATGGAGAAAGGCATGGAGAAAGGCATGGAGAAAGGCATGGAGAAAGGCATGGAGAAAGGCAAGAAGGAAAAAGCCATTGAAATAGCAAAAAGTCTTTTAAATATGGGAGTTAATATAGAAACGATAACCAAGGCTACTGGTTTAACAAGAGATGAAATTGGTTGAAGGCTGTAGACTGAAGATGGGAGGGTATTGACAATAGAAGAATTCCTTAAAAGTTGGAATGGATGTAATGCGTCACTGAAATGGAGAATTGCTTACGGAGAAGGCATAAAGGAGAGGCATCAAGAAACCATCTAACCATTAAAACATCTAACCTTTTTTATCCTTCACCAGTTACAGATTCATAACCTTCCCCAAAATGACTGACGCATTACGAATGGGTGTAATCCGTCAGTGAAGTGGGGGATGCTAAAGAAGGCACAGAGGCACAAAGTTTTGGCATGGTTTGTATCAGTTCCTTACTCCATATTCCATTTTGTCGGTTACAACTCCCATAACCATAACCATAAGGATTAAAGTTAATAAACTTCCAAATAATCCTGCTTTAAAACTTAGCGGAAAATACACAAATTCAACCTGATGATTACCTCTTGGGAATTTGATAGCCCGAAAGATGTAATTCGCCCGATAAATTTCCGTTTTTTGCCCATCTACATACGCCTTCCAACCAGGATAATATGTCTCACTCAGGAATAAAAAACAATCAACCGGCGATGAGGCGTTAAGAATAATTTTATTCGGTTGATAATTTATTATCTCAAGTCGGGATTGGAGATTGGGGATTGGAGATTGGGGATTGGGGATTGGGGATTCTAAAATTACTTCTTTTGTCGGGTCGAACGAAGCTGAAATCACCGCCTTAAAAGCCTCCTTTCGATTCTTCACTACTCTAACTTTTGCCACTAAATATGCCCGCGGTAAAACCCCTTTATTTTCATATATTCTGATTATTCTATCTTCATTTTTAATCACACAAACCAGATTTAGTTCTTTAATAATATCTTCTGAAATAATATATTTAACATTTATCATTGAAATGAGTTTCCAGGTATTTGGTAATGGCACATTTTTTAAGAAATATATAAACCTGTCATAATCAACAATCGGAATTGCCTCATAACCGTATGCATCAAAAAGGAAATAATACATACCCAGATTAGGTGCTAAAACAGATTGCATCTTTTCGGATGCCTCAAGAAAAGATTTAGCCCTAACTTCCCGATACCTTTTCTCGGTCTTCGGTTCTAATAAAAATCTATAAAAGCCATCTTTACTTTTGATAACCTTAACTGTCTCAGGAACATAGTTATAAATATTCTGGTTAATAACCGGGTTAAGCGGCCATCCAAAAATCATTAATTCAAAACTCACCAGACTAATGACCACCGCAGAAAATAGCCATAATTTCATCTTGTTACCAACATAAATTAAAAAACAAAAGATACCCAGAAGAAAAATACCCAGACAGGGGCTGTGGAAATAACCGAATAGTTCATTGACTTCTTTAAATAAGAAAAAGCCTTCCTTAATCCAGCAAAGGATACAAACAACCATCAGACCAATGGCAGGTAAAACAAAAAGAGAGCGTTTTTTTTGTTCTAAATTTTCTAATAGATATTGAAATCCAAATCCAGATAAAATACTGATTGAGAAATTTATGATACAAAAAGATTTTATGGGGTAACGCATCATATTAAAAAGTGGTATGTGCTCATAGAAAAACTTATATAAGTTTCCACCATAAGA encodes:
- a CDS encoding Rpn family recombination-promoting nuclease/putative transposase, translated to MEFLDVKTDFAFKKVFGSLESKDILISFLNAVIDFGENEKIVDLTIVDPYQIPLVKGMKDTYVDVKARLSNYKNVIIEMQVLNVEGFEKRVLYNAAKSYSSQLQKGEVFTTLEPIIALTITDFIMFSEIDNVISYFNLIEKETLIKYNDEIELIFIELPKFNREEEDLETITDKWIYFIKNAGTLEYTPKKLVEEVEIQEAFEIANTAGMSKEELEAQFKRHDFIYLQKNSIEYALKQGMEKGMKEGMEKGMEKGMKKGMKKGMEKGMEKGMKKGMEKGMEKGMEKGMEKGMEKGMEKGMEKGMEKGMEKGKKEKAIEIAKSLLNMGVNIETITKATGLTRDEIG
- a CDS encoding YfhO family protein, with the protein product MELKLNKKDILGILIIGLLIIFFFSYVLFTDLTFVYRDFSRYFYPLYHYGVLCLKQGILPFWNPYVYCGMPFFALIQLAIFYPISIIFYLFPFMLSLKLFIVIHYFLAGIFVYLLMRHWNLSISSALISSLTYIFSGYMLSCIDLTNTLTSVTWIPIIFFLYSIAIKSNGLIFTLLSGTALGIQLLGGDPVVFYLSLITLFLWALWYFSFKAMRRYFLMVLIALGLSLFQTLPFFELTLLSTRGKGVGLNEATKWAFSQYEFLNLIVPFFNEANTLLHQQFFKSLHLGMLPLSFSLIAIFFRQQRKLIIFWIIILISFITVSYGGNLYKFFYEHIPLFNMMRYPIKSFCIINFSISILSGFGFQYLLENLEQKKRSLFVLPAIGLMVVCILCWIKEGFFLFKEVNELFGYFHSPCLGIFLLGIFCFLIYVGNKMKLWLFSAVVISLVSFELMIFGWPLNPVINQNIYNYVPETVKVIKSKDGFYRFLLEPKTEKRYREVRAKSFLEASEKMQSVLAPNLGMYYFLFDAYGYEAIPIVDYDRFIYFLKNVPLPNTWKLISMINVKYIISEDIIKELNLVCVIKNEDRIIRIYENKGVLPRAYLVAKVRVVKNRKEAFKAVISASFDPTKEVILESPIPNPQSPIPNLQSRLEIINYQPNKIILNASSPVDCFLFLSETYYPGWKAYVDGQKTEIYRANYIFRAIKFPRGNHQVEFVYFPLSFKAGLFGSLLTLILMVMVMGVVTDKMEYGVRN